The proteins below come from a single Anaerolineales bacterium genomic window:
- the dusB gene encoding tRNA dihydrouridine synthase DusB has protein sequence MTVTPFSLLTPFAPFTIGAVQIQMPLTLAPMAGQTAYPLRALCREMGDCGLVCTELISSQAIHYKSKKTNDMLDWHPTESPFAVQLYGADPVIMAEAARFVVDLGADIVDINMGCWVPKVAKTGAGAALLRDVCTAAAVVEAVVRAVNVPVTVKVRAGWDDDTLTAVPFARAAEQAGVSAIAVHGRTAQQGFSGQANWGIIGEVKAAVGIPVIGNGDVKIPEDAARMFRQTGCDAVMIGRGALGNPWIFRQIAHYMRTGEHLPPPTALDLAAAALRHARLAVETSRIGEQRTVHELRGQLTKYHLGTPHAALMRDRLMQAENMADVVAIFAPVLEGAAV, from the coding sequence ATGACAGTGACTCCTTTCTCCCTATTGACCCCCTTTGCCCCTTTCACCATTGGGGCTGTTCAGATTCAAATGCCGCTGACGCTTGCCCCCATGGCAGGGCAGACGGCATACCCCCTCCGCGCCCTCTGTCGGGAGATGGGCGACTGCGGCTTGGTCTGTACCGAACTGATCAGTTCGCAGGCAATCCATTACAAAAGCAAAAAAACGAACGACATGCTCGATTGGCATCCCACAGAAAGCCCGTTCGCCGTCCAACTCTACGGGGCTGATCCAGTCATTATGGCAGAGGCGGCACGCTTCGTGGTCGATCTGGGCGCGGACATTGTGGATATCAACATGGGTTGTTGGGTGCCAAAGGTTGCCAAGACGGGCGCAGGTGCGGCGCTCTTGCGTGATGTTTGCACGGCGGCGGCGGTGGTTGAGGCGGTAGTGCGGGCGGTGAATGTCCCCGTCACGGTGAAGGTTCGCGCTGGTTGGGATGACGACACCTTGACCGCCGTCCCTTTTGCGCGAGCAGCGGAACAAGCCGGCGTCAGCGCCATTGCTGTCCATGGGCGGACGGCGCAGCAGGGCTTCAGCGGGCAGGCAAACTGGGGAATTATTGGGGAGGTGAAGGCGGCAGTAGGGATTCCGGTGATTGGGAATGGCGATGTTAAGATACCGGAGGACGCCGCCCGGATGTTCCGCCAGACGGGGTGTGATGCCGTCATGATTGGGCGGGGGGCGCTCGGCAACCCCTGGATATTCCGGCAGATTGCCCATTACATGCGGACGGGCGAACACCTCCCCCCACCAACAGCGCTCGATTTAGCGGCGGCGGCGCTTCGCCATGCGCGGTTGGCGGTGGAAACCTCGCGGATTGGCGAGCAGCGCACCGTCCATGAACTGCGCGGGCAGTTGACAAAATACCACTTAGGGACACCCCATGCCGCCCTCATGCGAGATCGGCTGATGCAGGCGGAGAACATGGCAGATGTTGTAGCGATTTTTGCCCCAGTGTTGGAGGGTGCAGCGGTGTAG
- the carB gene encoding carbamoyl-phosphate synthase large subunit: protein MPKRTDIHTILVIGSGPIVIGQGCEFDYSGVQACKALRREGYRVILINSNPATIMTDPDFADVTYIEPLTPDVLRLIIEQEKPDAILPTMGGQTGLNLAMALFRDGTLNTYGIEMIGATAEAIDIAEDRDRFRGAIAEIGLNMPASRAVTSVEEALAFAEGVGYPVLVRASFTLGGTGSGIAENAADLHRLADIGLVESPIHQILVDQSVVGWKEYELEIMRDRKDNFVVVCSIENLDAMGVHTGDSITVAPIQTLTDREMQRLRDMARLIIRRVGLETGGANVQFAINPATGEVLIVEMNPRVSRSSALASKATGFPIAKIAALVAVGYTLDEITNDITRKTKASFEPSLDYVVVKIPRWNFEKFRGTDNTLGPQMKAIGEVMAIGRTFPEALQKAISSLEIGVFGFGAKPNDAAYNVPLAEIATPTAQRLQQVALMLRNGTDEATISRLTGYDAWFVQQLAAIETARTALESAARTAESLIATEWRRYKELGFSDRFLAAVLKTDEQTIRRLRLPHAVANFYRVDTCAAEFEAFTPYLYSTYERDCEAAPTERQKVIILGGGPNRIGQGIEFDYCCVHACFALRDLGYETIMINCNPETVSTDYDTADRLYFEPLTFEHVMNVIEKEKPVGVLVGFGGQTPLNIARQLHDAGVPIWGTPIEAIERAEDRNLFNTFMSRMDIPQPLGFTAQSKEELTAAAERIGYPVLVRPSYVLGGRGMAICFDRPALDAVLAQDEIEWDGKPVLIDEFLDDAFEVDVDALCDGERVVIGGIMQHIEEAGIHSGDSACVLPPYKISYYYLDQIREYTERIGLALGVRGLFNIQLAIKSDVVYVLEVNPRASRTTPFVSKATNIPLARYAAMIAAGRTLAEIGFTREPLIDGFFVKEAVLPFRKLTGADARLGPEMRSTGEVMGHASSFGHAFAKAQIAADMTLPISGAALITVNDFDKSAAAKIARDLHRMGFTIIATKGTAAYFTQVGLPVESVGKVSEGSTAILDMIRDGRIHIVINTSYGGQSHDDGIAIRNAAYRFRIPIITTLTAAQASVLGITALRRKPLRVRSLQQHYAVNRIE from the coding sequence ATGCCAAAACGTACAGACATTCACACGATCCTTGTGATCGGTTCAGGTCCGATTGTGATCGGGCAAGGCTGCGAGTTTGACTACAGTGGGGTACAGGCGTGCAAAGCACTCCGGCGCGAAGGCTACCGTGTCATTTTGATCAACAGCAATCCGGCAACGATCATGACCGATCCCGATTTTGCCGATGTCACCTACATTGAACCGCTCACCCCCGATGTTTTACGCCTGATCATCGAACAAGAAAAGCCAGACGCCATCCTCCCCACAATGGGCGGGCAAACGGGGCTAAATCTGGCAATGGCGCTCTTTCGTGATGGAACACTCAATACCTATGGAATCGAGATGATCGGGGCGACGGCGGAAGCGATTGATATTGCCGAAGATCGAGATCGCTTTCGAGGGGCAATAGCGGAAATCGGCTTGAACATGCCCGCCAGCCGCGCTGTGACAAGCGTTGAGGAGGCCTTGGCGTTTGCCGAGGGGGTGGGTTACCCCGTCTTGGTGCGGGCGTCCTTCACCTTAGGCGGGACAGGCAGCGGGATTGCCGAAAACGCCGCAGACCTGCACCGCCTTGCCGATATTGGGCTGGTCGAAAGCCCCATCCACCAAATTTTGGTCGATCAATCTGTCGTCGGCTGGAAGGAATATGAGCTGGAGATCATGCGCGACAGGAAGGATAACTTCGTCGTCGTCTGCTCTATCGAAAACCTTGATGCGATGGGCGTCCACACCGGGGATAGCATCACTGTTGCCCCCATCCAAACCCTCACAGACCGCGAGATGCAGCGCCTGCGCGATATGGCACGGCTGATCATCCGCCGTGTAGGACTGGAGACGGGCGGGGCAAATGTACAGTTCGCCATCAATCCGGCGACGGGTGAGGTCTTGATTGTCGAGATGAACCCCCGTGTGTCGCGCTCCTCGGCGTTGGCAAGCAAAGCGACGGGCTTCCCCATTGCCAAGATTGCCGCGTTGGTTGCCGTTGGCTACACGCTTGATGAGATCACCAACGACATCACCCGCAAGACAAAGGCAAGTTTTGAACCCTCTCTAGATTACGTCGTGGTGAAGATTCCCCGCTGGAACTTTGAAAAGTTTCGGGGGACAGATAACACCCTCGGACCCCAAATGAAAGCAATTGGGGAAGTCATGGCGATTGGACGCACCTTCCCTGAAGCGCTCCAAAAGGCAATCAGCAGTTTAGAGATCGGCGTTTTTGGCTTTGGGGCAAAACCCAACGATGCTGCCTACAACGTTCCTCTTGCCGAGATCGCCACGCCAACGGCGCAGCGCCTTCAACAGGTTGCCCTTATGCTCCGCAATGGGACGGACGAAGCGACCATCAGCCGCTTGACCGGATACGATGCGTGGTTTGTCCAGCAGTTAGCGGCGATTGAAACGGCACGGACGGCCTTGGAATCAGCCGCACGAACGGCGGAATCGCTCATCGCGACGGAATGGCGGCGGTACAAAGAACTCGGCTTTTCAGATCGCTTTTTGGCGGCAGTCCTCAAGACCGATGAACAGACTATCCGCCGTCTGCGCCTGCCCCATGCCGTCGCCAATTTCTACCGCGTCGATACCTGCGCGGCGGAGTTTGAGGCATTCACCCCCTACCTCTACAGCACCTACGAACGCGATTGCGAAGCCGCCCCCACCGAACGCCAGAAGGTGATCATTTTAGGCGGCGGACCAAACCGCATTGGGCAAGGGATTGAGTTCGATTATTGTTGTGTCCATGCCTGCTTCGCCCTGCGCGATCTCGGCTACGAGACGATCATGATTAACTGCAACCCGGAGACGGTCAGCACCGATTACGACACGGCAGATCGGCTCTATTTTGAACCGCTCACCTTCGAGCATGTGATGAACGTCATCGAGAAAGAAAAACCCGTCGGCGTGCTGGTCGGCTTTGGTGGGCAAACCCCGCTGAACATTGCCCGCCAACTGCACGATGCTGGTGTGCCAATCTGGGGAACGCCCATTGAGGCAATCGAACGCGCCGAAGATCGCAACCTGTTCAACACCTTCATGAGCCGCATGGATATTCCGCAGCCGCTTGGCTTTACCGCGCAGAGCAAAGAAGAACTGACCGCCGCCGCCGAACGGATTGGCTACCCCGTCTTGGTGCGCCCCAGTTATGTCCTCGGCGGGCGAGGTATGGCAATCTGTTTTGACCGTCCGGCGTTGGATGCGGTCTTGGCGCAGGATGAGATTGAGTGGGATGGAAAACCCGTCCTCATCGATGAATTCCTTGACGATGCCTTTGAGGTGGATGTAGACGCTCTGTGTGATGGGGAACGCGTCGTCATTGGCGGGATCATGCAGCATATTGAGGAAGCGGGGATTCACTCCGGCGATAGCGCCTGTGTGCTGCCCCCCTACAAAATCAGCTACTACTACCTTGATCAAATCCGCGAATACACCGAGCGGATCGGCTTGGCGTTGGGCGTGCGCGGCTTGTTCAACATTCAGTTGGCAATCAAATCGGATGTCGTTTACGTCCTAGAGGTGAATCCCCGCGCCAGCCGGACGACACCGTTCGTCAGCAAGGCGACGAACATCCCCCTTGCTCGCTATGCGGCGATGATTGCCGCCGGACGGACGCTTGCCGAGATTGGCTTTACCCGTGAGCCGCTCATTGATGGCTTTTTTGTCAAAGAGGCAGTGCTGCCCTTCCGCAAGCTCACCGGCGCCGATGCTCGCTTGGGTCCTGAAATGCGCAGCACGGGCGAGGTGATGGGTCACGCCTCGTCGTTTGGACATGCCTTTGCCAAAGCGCAGATCGCGGCGGATATGACTCTCCCCATCTCAGGCGCAGCGCTGATCACGGTGAACGATTTTGATAAAAGCGCCGCCGCGAAGATCGCCCGCGATCTTCACCGGATGGGCTTCACGATCATTGCCACCAAAGGGACGGCGGCTTACTTCACCCAAGTCGGCTTGCCCGTTGAGTCTGTGGGGAAGGTGAGCGAAGGCTCAACGGCGATCTTGGATATGATCCGCGATGGGCGCATCCACATTGTGATCAACACCTCGTATGGAGGGCAAAGCCACGATGATGGAATCGCCATTCGGAACGCTGCCTACCGTTTCCGCATCCCGATCATCACCACCCTGACGGCGGCACAAGCATCTGTGTTGGGGATCACCGCCCTCCGGCGGAAGCCTCTGCGGGTGCGCAGTTTGCAACAGCACTACGCGGTGAATCGCATCGAGTGA
- a CDS encoding redox-sensing transcriptional repressor Rex, whose amino-acid sequence MATPTKFADIPDIVIGRLPIYLRALTQMQSAGQQITSSHELGQRLGISSAQIRKDLSHFGEFGKQGTGYQITHLIAQLKQILQVNHEWGMVIVGAGDLGRALAHYRGFAARGFRVVGVFDNDPTKLGTGNSEWQVMPIDSMAEFVRRHKIKIAMLAVPAESAQAVCDTLIESGVRAILNYAPITLVVPSDAYVEYIDPVMHLQHMTYYLKPD is encoded by the coding sequence ATGGCCACGCCAACGAAATTTGCTGATATTCCCGATATTGTGATCGGGCGCTTGCCGATTTACCTCCGGGCACTGACGCAGATGCAGAGCGCCGGACAGCAGATTACCTCGTCCCACGAATTAGGGCAGCGGCTTGGCATTAGCTCAGCACAAATCCGCAAAGACCTCTCCCACTTTGGGGAATTTGGCAAACAAGGGACGGGCTACCAGATCACCCATCTGATTGCCCAATTAAAACAGATTTTGCAGGTGAATCATGAGTGGGGGATGGTGATCGTTGGGGCAGGTGATCTGGGGCGGGCGCTGGCACACTATCGGGGTTTTGCCGCACGCGGGTTTCGCGTTGTGGGTGTCTTTGATAACGACCCAACGAAGCTGGGGACAGGCAACAGCGAATGGCAAGTGATGCCCATTGACAGCATGGCGGAGTTTGTGCGAAGGCACAAGATCAAGATTGCTATGCTTGCCGTCCCTGCCGAAAGCGCTCAAGCGGTATGCGATACATTGATTGAGTCGGGGGTTCGCGCCATTTTGAATTACGCGCCGATTACGCTCGTCGTGCCGTCCGATGCCTACGTGGAGTACATCGATCCGGTGATGCACCTGCAACACATGACCTACTACCTGAAGCCAGATTAG
- a CDS encoding NAD+ synthase yields the protein MLAINTDLAHQVLVEFIRDAVRKVGFSKAVIGLSGGIDSALSAALAVEALGAENVLCIRMPYKTSSEGSLIDAQTLIDQLGTPADTVDISPMVDPLIARFSDMDGLRKGNIMARMRMIVLYDQSAAWRGLVIGTSNKTEALLGYTTLYGDSAAALQPIEDLYKTQIRQLSAAMNIPASILTKPPSADLWLGQTDEGELGYTYAEVDKVLYLLVEGRYSVEEIAEQGYDQAFVAKVWRRVRLNHFKRTMPNVAKLSRRSIGHDFLYMRDWSG from the coding sequence ATGCTGGCGATCAACACCGATCTCGCCCATCAGGTGCTTGTTGAATTCATCCGCGATGCGGTGAGGAAAGTGGGATTCTCCAAAGCAGTGATCGGGCTTTCAGGGGGAATTGATTCGGCGCTTTCGGCGGCGTTGGCGGTGGAGGCGCTTGGGGCGGAAAATGTCCTGTGTATACGGATGCCCTATAAGACCTCCTCGGAGGGCAGCCTGATCGATGCCCAGACATTGATTGACCAACTGGGGACGCCTGCTGACACAGTGGATATTTCGCCTATGGTCGATCCCTTGATCGCCCGCTTTTCCGATATGGACGGGCTGCGGAAGGGCAATATCATGGCGCGGATGCGGATGATCGTCCTCTACGATCAATCCGCTGCATGGCGAGGGTTGGTCATTGGGACAAGCAACAAAACCGAGGCACTCCTCGGCTACACCACACTTTATGGCGACAGCGCCGCCGCCCTTCAACCGATTGAGGATTTGTACAAGACCCAGATTCGGCAGCTTTCCGCGGCGATGAACATCCCTGCCTCTATTCTGACGAAACCCCCCTCGGCGGATTTATGGTTAGGGCAAACCGATGAGGGTGAGCTTGGCTACACCTATGCTGAAGTGGATAAGGTTCTCTATTTGCTGGTTGAGGGACGTTACAGCGTGGAGGAGATAGCCGAACAGGGCTATGATCAAGCGTTCGTGGCGAAGGTGTGGCGGCGGGTACGGCTGAATCATTTCAAGCGGACGATGCCGAATGTGGCAAAGCTAAGCCGCCGCAGCATTGGGCATGATTTTCTCTATATGCGTGATTGGTCGGGGTGA
- a CDS encoding DUF3298 domain-containing protein, with translation MKRLALILVLLCAVCVLGVVPVARADDPTSFVTTEIVIPAPDAEGPTYLKITVQMDAPPRARFRMEFPNLIDGDGVNGFNTAINGLITESFSAFSQSLAENDTNIPLTDVSSGSFFQLTTENLYWAADLLSVKLTFGYYYAGAAHPSSFSRTLTYSQTLDKALALSDLFIAKSDYLQQIAAFCQNDLKAQDFLVFPDGAEPKAENYRSWNLTGEGLQINFDDYQVAPHAVGPLTVVIPYFDLAQMGIVDPEGPIGTFVQ, from the coding sequence ATGAAACGGCTTGCTTTGATTCTTGTTCTGCTGTGCGCGGTGTGTGTCTTAGGCGTTGTCCCTGTTGCCCGCGCCGATGATCCAACCTCGTTCGTAACGACGGAGATTGTTATCCCTGCACCGGATGCCGAGGGTCCGACCTACTTAAAAATCACCGTCCAGATGGATGCCCCACCTCGCGCTCGTTTTCGGATGGAATTTCCCAATTTGATTGATGGCGACGGGGTGAATGGTTTCAACACGGCGATCAATGGGTTGATCACGGAATCATTCAGCGCGTTTAGCCAGAGTCTGGCCGAAAACGACACCAACATCCCACTGACAGATGTTTCCAGCGGCAGTTTTTTCCAATTGACAACGGAGAATCTGTATTGGGCGGCTGATCTGCTCAGTGTCAAACTCACTTTTGGCTACTACTATGCGGGGGCAGCGCACCCTTCCAGTTTTAGCCGTACCCTCACCTATAGCCAAACGCTGGACAAAGCGTTGGCGCTGAGTGATCTATTCATCGCCAAGAGTGATTACCTTCAGCAGATAGCTGCGTTTTGCCAAAATGATCTCAAGGCACAGGATTTCTTAGTGTTTCCCGATGGGGCAGAACCCAAAGCGGAAAATTACCGGAGTTGGAATCTGACGGGGGAGGGGCTGCAAATTAACTTTGACGACTATCAGGTTGCACCGCACGCGGTGGGTCCGTTGACGGTGGTGATTCCCTACTTTGACTTGGCGCAGATGGGGATTGTCGATCCTGAGGGACCCATTGGGACATTTGTTCAATAA
- a CDS encoding M20/M25/M40 family metallo-hydrolase — protein MPFDVSEHLKTLITLHAPSGFEMPVAQALREAWTPYADSLTISPLGALTALRRGTQTETAETPRRRVLITAHMDEIGMLVRKVRDGFLQVVSLGGIDPSTLPGSSVLVHGRQTLPAVIGAPPSWALPIDARKRFPTLDELYIDTGLPAADVAALVRIGDLVTLEQTPFSLGENLLSGKAMDDRACLAAITVMLDHLSRRLHEWDVLAVAAVQEEVGANAMVVETAHLKPDIGIALDVTFATQPGVIGEGAFKLGAGVPISLGANFHPALYEAIREAAKRLEMELPVDPLPMHSGTDAWDVQVAGEGVPTALLNLPIRNMHTAIETVHLTDVTRLGRLLAEFVCGLTPEFMATIVWEKAKEENPS, from the coding sequence ATGCCTTTTGATGTATCTGAGCATTTGAAAACGCTGATCACGCTCCACGCGCCGTCGGGATTTGAAATGCCCGTCGCCCAGGCATTGCGTGAGGCGTGGACACCTTATGCCGACTCGCTGACGATAAGCCCTTTAGGGGCGCTGACCGCTCTACGGCGCGGCACACAGACAGAGACGGCGGAAACGCCGCGTCGCCGTGTGTTGATCACCGCCCACATGGATGAGATCGGGATGCTTGTCCGCAAGGTGCGCGATGGTTTTCTACAGGTCGTCTCCTTAGGGGGTATTGACCCAAGCACGCTGCCTGGGAGTTCCGTCCTCGTTCACGGACGGCAGACGCTTCCAGCGGTGATCGGTGCGCCACCGTCATGGGCGCTCCCCATCGATGCCCGCAAACGTTTTCCCACCCTTGATGAACTGTACATCGACACGGGGCTACCGGCGGCGGACGTCGCAGCGCTGGTGCGAATTGGTGATCTGGTCACCCTTGAACAGACGCCATTTTCGCTTGGGGAAAACCTTTTGAGCGGTAAGGCAATGGATGATCGCGCCTGCCTTGCGGCGATCACTGTGATGCTCGATCACCTTTCGCGCCGCTTGCATGAATGGGATGTCCTTGCCGTTGCTGCCGTTCAGGAGGAAGTTGGGGCAAATGCGATGGTGGTGGAAACCGCCCATCTAAAACCGGATATTGGGATTGCCCTTGATGTCACCTTTGCCACCCAACCTGGGGTCATTGGGGAGGGGGCATTCAAGCTAGGTGCGGGTGTGCCGATCAGCTTGGGGGCAAACTTTCATCCCGCCCTATACGAAGCGATCCGAGAGGCGGCAAAGCGCCTAGAGATGGAACTGCCCGTAGACCCTCTGCCTATGCACAGCGGAACGGATGCGTGGGACGTACAGGTTGCCGGAGAGGGCGTCCCAACGGCGCTGTTAAACCTCCCCATTCGGAACATGCACACGGCAATTGAAACTGTTCATCTGACCGATGTGACGCGCTTGGGGCGCTTACTGGCAGAATTCGTCTGCGGGCTAACGCCTGAGTTTATGGCGACCATCGTTTGGGAAAAAGCGAAAGAAGAAAACCCCTCATGA
- a CDS encoding M20/M25/M40 family metallo-hydrolase codes for MTIDLNLIRSLVEAWGPSGREQGVRALIEGYVSDLADEMRVDTAGNLICRMGRAGEGGKKIMVAAHMDEIGMIISHVDSKGFARFVNVGGLLTNTLHGNRVRHENGMIGVIGLDDGLNFGRITVPPLAEFFIDFSDGSGVPQVQVGDMATLWRTMDVNGTRVIAKSLDDRIGCVVAIQAMRALKGKTVPNELYFVFTTQEEVGIRGARVGAFGIMPDLGIALDVTSCGHLPKQGRGSSARMGGGASIKVFDVGHIVPVSVRDLFIRRAEEGGIPYQLEVLTVGSTDAAAIQVTGGGVPSGTISIPSRFVHTTSETVDVRDVQACVDLLVAVTANPI; via the coding sequence ATGACGATTGATCTTAACTTAATTCGCAGCCTTGTCGAAGCGTGGGGTCCCTCTGGACGGGAACAAGGCGTGCGGGCATTGATTGAAGGCTATGTGAGCGACCTTGCTGATGAAATGCGGGTGGATACCGCCGGAAACCTAATCTGTCGGATGGGACGGGCGGGCGAAGGCGGCAAGAAGATTATGGTTGCCGCCCATATGGACGAGATCGGGATGATTATCAGCCATGTCGATAGCAAAGGCTTTGCCCGCTTTGTGAATGTTGGCGGCTTGTTGACGAACACCCTGCACGGAAACCGTGTCCGTCATGAAAACGGGATGATCGGTGTGATCGGCTTGGACGATGGCTTGAACTTCGGACGGATCACCGTCCCTCCCCTCGCTGAATTTTTCATCGATTTCAGTGATGGGTCGGGCGTACCACAGGTACAGGTTGGGGACATGGCGACGCTCTGGCGAACGATGGATGTCAATGGGACACGGGTGATCGCCAAAAGTTTGGATGACCGCATCGGCTGTGTTGTAGCAATTCAAGCGATGCGGGCGTTGAAAGGAAAGACCGTCCCCAATGAACTTTACTTCGTCTTTACCACCCAAGAGGAAGTGGGGATTCGTGGGGCGCGGGTGGGGGCATTTGGGATCATGCCTGATTTGGGCATTGCCCTTGACGTGACAAGCTGTGGACACCTGCCTAAGCAAGGGCGCGGCTCATCAGCGCGGATGGGTGGTGGTGCATCAATCAAGGTCTTTGACGTGGGGCATATTGTCCCCGTCTCCGTGCGTGATTTGTTCATTCGCCGTGCCGAAGAAGGGGGCATCCCCTATCAATTGGAAGTGCTGACCGTTGGTTCAACGGATGCAGCGGCAATTCAGGTGACGGGTGGGGGTGTTCCCAGTGGGACGATCTCGATTCCCTCGCGCTTT